Proteins from a genomic interval of Hydrogenophaga sp. PAMC20947:
- the ureG gene encoding urease accessory protein UreG → MSALHHIPRRTKLLPPLRVGIGGPVGSGKTTLLEMLCKAMRERYDLIAITNDIYTKEDQRLLTVSGALPAERIMGVETGGCPHTAIREDASINLEAIDRMLGEFPDADIVFIESGGDNLAATFSPELSDLTLYVIDVAAGEKIPRKGGPGITKSDLLIINKTDLAPHVGADLEVMKADTARMRPDSTRRPWVMTNLKTLSGVDEVVRFIETRGMLAPQAEPVTL, encoded by the coding sequence ATGAGCGCACTGCACCACATCCCCCGCCGCACCAAACTCCTGCCCCCGCTGCGCGTGGGCATCGGTGGCCCGGTCGGCTCCGGCAAAACCACCTTGCTGGAGATGTTGTGCAAAGCCATGCGCGAGCGCTACGACCTCATCGCCATCACCAACGACATCTACACCAAGGAAGACCAGCGCCTGCTCACCGTGAGCGGCGCCTTGCCTGCGGAGCGAATCATGGGCGTGGAGACCGGAGGCTGCCCACACACCGCCATCCGCGAAGACGCCTCGATCAACCTCGAAGCCATCGACCGCATGCTCGGTGAGTTTCCCGATGCCGATATCGTTTTCATCGAAAGCGGCGGCGACAACCTCGCGGCCACCTTCAGCCCCGAACTGAGCGACCTCACCCTCTATGTGATCGACGTCGCCGCTGGCGAAAAAATTCCACGCAAAGGCGGCCCTGGCATCACCAAGAGCGACCTGTTGATCATCAACAAAACCGATCTCGCGCCCCATGTGGGCGCCGACCTTGAGGTCATGAAAGCCGACACGGCCCGCATGCGACCCGACAGCACCCGCCGCCCCTGGGTCATGACCAACCTCAAAACCCTCAGCGGGGTAGACGAAGTGGTGCGCTTCATCGAGACGCGTGGCATGCTCGCGCCTCAAGCCGAGCCCGTCACCCTTTGA
- a CDS encoding urease accessory protein UreF, with protein sequence MSTEVPPTKAGLLNLLWLASPALPVGGFSYSEGLEAATDTGWVSDEDSASRWLLDQLQLSLARCDLAVVAQAIPAWQTPDRARIHALNNWILQTRETQEFRLQTEQMGRSLVEWARSLGDLGQGLHEQLSSAELTSPTYPVVMACALAHSGASLHDGLSSFAFAWGENMVQASIKSVPLGQSAGQRMLARLAQAIPEAVATATRLTDDTRQACTPMLAILSARHETQYSRLFRS encoded by the coding sequence ATGTCGACTGAAGTGCCCCCGACCAAAGCGGGCCTGCTGAACCTGCTCTGGTTGGCCTCACCCGCGCTGCCGGTGGGTGGCTTCTCGTATTCCGAAGGGCTGGAGGCCGCCACAGACACCGGCTGGGTCAGCGACGAAGACAGCGCCAGCCGTTGGCTGCTCGACCAGCTCCAGCTCAGCCTGGCGCGCTGCGACCTCGCCGTGGTGGCCCAGGCCATTCCCGCCTGGCAAACCCCCGACCGGGCTCGCATACACGCCCTCAACAACTGGATTCTTCAAACCCGAGAGACCCAGGAATTCCGTCTGCAAACGGAACAGATGGGTCGCTCCCTGGTGGAATGGGCCCGCTCCCTCGGCGACCTGGGCCAAGGCTTGCACGAGCAGCTGTCCAGCGCCGAGCTCACTTCGCCAACCTACCCGGTGGTCATGGCCTGCGCGCTCGCCCACAGCGGTGCATCGCTACACGACGGCCTGTCCAGTTTCGCCTTCGCGTGGGGAGAAAACATGGTCCAGGCCTCCATCAAATCGGTGCCTCTGGGCCAGAGCGCCGGCCAGCGCATGCTCGCCCGCCTGGCCCAGGCGATCCCCGAAGCGGTGGCCACCGCGACCCGCCTGACCGACGACACCCGCCAGGCCTGCACGCCCATGCTGGCCATTCTTTCGGCCCGCCATGAAACCCAATACTCCCGCCTGTTCAGATCCTGA
- the ureE gene encoding urease accessory protein UreE produces MLQASKLIPQGHGLAAALVNRAPHLELDWDLRQKSRFDATASDGCQVGVFLARGTVVRGGDVLVTTAGGLIRVVAAPQPVLRITACTDHTHDHGHAHNGAFDLMRAAYHLGNRHVPIELKPDHLKIEPDHVLADMLRAMHLNVETVRATFEPESGAYGQANSHGGGHGHHHAHDHTPTAETPPGHVD; encoded by the coding sequence ATGTTGCAAGCTTCCAAACTCATTCCCCAGGGCCACGGCCTGGCCGCCGCCCTGGTCAACCGAGCCCCCCACCTCGAGCTCGACTGGGACCTGCGCCAGAAAAGCCGTTTCGACGCCACGGCCTCCGATGGCTGCCAGGTCGGCGTCTTTCTGGCCCGCGGCACCGTGGTGCGCGGCGGCGATGTGCTGGTCACCACCGCCGGTGGTTTGATCCGCGTGGTGGCCGCGCCCCAGCCGGTGTTGCGGATCACCGCCTGCACCGACCACACCCACGACCATGGCCACGCACACAACGGTGCGTTTGACCTCATGAGAGCCGCCTACCACCTGGGCAACCGCCATGTGCCCATCGAGTTGAAGCCCGATCACCTCAAGATCGAGCCCGATCACGTGTTGGCCGACATGCTGCGCGCCATGCACCTCAACGTCGAAACCGTGCGCGCCACGTTTGAGCCCGAGTCGGGCGCCTACGGCCAGGCCAACTCGCATGGCGGCGGGCATGGCCATCACCACGCACACGACCACACGCCCACTGCCGAAACACCCCCCGGTCATGTCGACTGA
- the ureC gene encoding urease subunit alpha, with product MAHISRSAYADMFGPTTGDRVRLADTDLIVEVEKDFTLGAGGYGEEVKFGGGKTIRDGMAQSQRTRAEGAMDTVLTNALIIDHWGIVKADIGLKDGRIAAIGKAGNPDTMPGVDIIIGPGTEIISCEGNIVTAGGIDSHIHFICPQQVDEALASGITTMLGGGTGPATGTFATTCTPGPWHIERMLQAADGLSMNLGFLGKGNASLPAALHEQVSAGVIGLKLHEDWGTTPSAISNCLDVAEETDVQVAIHSDTLNESGFVEDTIAATKGRTLCAFHTEGAGGGHAPDIIRVVGEANFLPSSTNPTMPYTVNTLDEHVDMLMVCHHLDASIPEDLAFAESRIRRETIAAEDMLHDMGAISIMSSDSQAMGRVGEVVIRTWQTADKMKSQRGTLPEDSSRNDNFRVKRYIAKYTINPAIAHGIAHTVGSLEVGKWADIVVWKPAFFGVKPALVVQGGTISLAAMGDPNASIPTPQPVHYRPMFGSLGSSLARGSLTFVSQAGHAAGIAQQYGLRKATVAVQGCRSVTKASMVHNSYLPKMEIDPQRYTVRADGVLLTCEPATCLPLAQRYFLF from the coding sequence ATGGCCCATATTTCCCGCAGCGCCTACGCCGACATGTTCGGCCCCACCACCGGCGACCGCGTGCGCCTGGCCGACACCGACCTGATCGTTGAAGTGGAAAAAGACTTCACACTCGGCGCCGGTGGCTACGGCGAAGAAGTGAAATTCGGCGGCGGCAAGACCATCCGCGATGGCATGGCGCAAAGCCAGCGCACCCGCGCCGAGGGCGCGATGGACACCGTGCTCACCAACGCGCTCATCATTGACCACTGGGGCATCGTCAAGGCCGACATCGGTCTGAAAGACGGGCGCATTGCTGCCATCGGCAAGGCCGGCAACCCCGACACCATGCCGGGTGTTGACATCATCATTGGCCCCGGCACCGAAATCATCAGCTGCGAAGGCAACATCGTCACCGCCGGCGGCATCGACAGCCACATCCACTTCATCTGCCCGCAGCAGGTCGACGAAGCCCTGGCCTCGGGCATCACCACCATGCTGGGCGGCGGCACCGGCCCGGCCACCGGCACCTTTGCCACCACCTGCACGCCTGGTCCCTGGCACATCGAGCGCATGCTGCAAGCCGCCGACGGCCTGTCCATGAACCTGGGCTTTCTGGGCAAGGGCAACGCCAGCCTTCCTGCAGCATTGCACGAGCAAGTCAGCGCAGGGGTCATTGGCCTGAAGCTCCACGAAGACTGGGGCACCACGCCTTCGGCCATCAGCAACTGCCTCGATGTGGCCGAAGAGACCGACGTGCAAGTGGCGATCCATTCCGACACGCTCAACGAATCGGGCTTTGTCGAAGACACCATCGCAGCCACCAAGGGACGCACCCTCTGCGCCTTCCACACCGAAGGCGCGGGCGGCGGCCACGCGCCCGACATCATCCGCGTGGTGGGTGAGGCCAACTTCCTGCCCTCCTCCACCAATCCGACCATGCCCTACACGGTCAACACGCTGGACGAGCATGTGGACATGCTCATGGTCTGTCACCACCTGGATGCATCGATCCCCGAAGACCTGGCCTTTGCCGAAAGCCGCATCCGCCGCGAAACCATCGCCGCCGAAGACATGCTGCACGACATGGGCGCCATCAGCATCATGAGCAGCGACAGCCAGGCGATGGGGCGCGTGGGCGAGGTCGTGATCCGCACCTGGCAGACCGCCGACAAGATGAAGAGCCAGCGCGGCACGCTGCCCGAAGACAGCAGCCGCAACGACAACTTCCGCGTCAAGCGCTACATCGCCAAATACACCATCAACCCAGCCATCGCCCACGGCATAGCCCACACGGTGGGCTCGCTCGAGGTGGGCAAGTGGGCCGACATCGTGGTCTGGAAACCCGCCTTCTTTGGCGTGAAGCCCGCGTTGGTGGTGCAAGGCGGCACCATCTCGTTGGCCGCCATGGGTGACCCCAACGCCTCCATTCCCACGCCGCAGCCCGTGCACTACCGGCCCATGTTTGGCAGCCTGGGCAGCTCACTGGCGCGGGGCAGCCTGACCTTTGTGTCGCAGGCCGGTCACGCCGCCGGCATCGCTCAGCAATACGGGCTGAGAAAGGCCACGGTGGCCGTGCAAGGCTGCCGCAGCGTCACCAAAGCCAGCATGGTGCACAACAGCTACCTGCCCAAGATGGAAATCGATCCGCAGCGCTACACCGTGCGTGCCGATGGCGTGTTGTTGACCTGTGAGCCGGCGACTTGCCTGCCCCTGGCCCAACGCTACTTCCTGTTCTGA
- a CDS encoding urease subunit beta: MIPGQLFTDAGEHALNPGRRTLTLVVQNTADRPVQVGSHYHFAETNAALSFDREAAKGMRLNIASGTAVRFEPGQQRTVELVDYAGDRIVIGFRGLVQGAVSLQPQP, from the coding sequence ATGATTCCCGGCCAGCTCTTCACCGACGCGGGCGAACACGCCCTCAACCCCGGCCGCCGTACGCTCACGCTGGTGGTTCAAAACACAGCCGACCGCCCGGTGCAGGTGGGCTCGCACTACCACTTCGCCGAAACCAACGCCGCACTCAGCTTCGACCGCGAGGCCGCCAAAGGCATGCGGCTGAACATCGCCAGCGGCACCGCCGTGCGCTTCGAGCCTGGCCAGCAACGCACCGTCGAACTCGTGGACTACGCGGGCGATCGGATCGTCATCGGTTTCCGGGGGCTGGTGCAAGGCGCCGTGTCATTACAGCCGCAGCCGTAG
- a CDS encoding urease subunit gamma yields MELTPREKDKLLIFTAALLAERRQARGLKLNYPEAVALISAAVMEGARDGKSVAELMSTGRNVLTRADVMEGIAEMIPDIQVEATFPDGTKLVTVHQPII; encoded by the coding sequence ATGGAACTCACTCCCCGAGAAAAAGACAAGCTGCTGATCTTTACCGCAGCCCTGTTGGCCGAGCGCCGCCAGGCCCGCGGACTGAAGCTCAACTACCCCGAAGCGGTTGCGTTGATCAGCGCGGCCGTGATGGAAGGCGCTCGCGACGGCAAAAGCGTGGCCGAGCTCATGAGCACGGGCCGCAACGTCCTCACCCGCGCCGACGTGATGGAAGGCATCGCCGAAATGATTCCCGACATCCAGGTCGAAGCCACCTTTCCCGACGGCACCAAGCTGGTGACGGTGCATCAACCGATTATTTAG